Proteins encoded by one window of Thermococcus sp. Bubb.Bath:
- a CDS encoding class II glutamine amidotransferase, whose translation MCRVLFAVGNGEEIAPLIDALVKASENDPYKEARGKGKAHRDGWGYALLKKDSLTHYRSSKPIFEDIEGVERLKDSLNGFLAVIAHTRAASQGAKNPFNAQPFAFSSRKGFSFWLYHNGDLNKSEIIKLADFEEAHFEKASDSYAMGAYLCRKLESFEVDEVLKHYSVLAKTANTSLNTGTLFLTPSGRATGFVTAYSKPTYLLKRENWDYVRQIVLRKENLFAMSSSTLELYHEVEWRNAVNGTAFYVDIDLEREAFSLRELVLG comes from the coding sequence ATGTGTCGCGTTCTGTTCGCAGTTGGAAACGGTGAGGAGATAGCACCCCTCATCGATGCCCTCGTTAAAGCCTCGGAAAACGACCCCTACAAAGAGGCCAGGGGAAAGGGAAAGGCGCACAGGGATGGATGGGGATACGCACTCCTGAAAAAGGACTCCCTGACCCATTACCGCTCCAGCAAACCCATCTTCGAAGATATTGAAGGCGTCGAAAGGCTTAAGGACTCCCTCAATGGTTTTCTGGCCGTTATTGCCCACACTAGGGCGGCATCCCAAGGGGCCAAAAACCCCTTCAACGCTCAACCGTTCGCGTTCTCAAGCAGGAAGGGCTTCTCCTTCTGGCTCTACCACAACGGCGACCTCAATAAGTCAGAGATAATAAAGCTAGCGGATTTCGAGGAGGCTCACTTCGAAAAAGCCTCCGACAGCTACGCCATGGGAGCATACCTGTGCAGAAAGCTGGAATCCTTCGAGGTGGACGAGGTTTTGAAGCACTACTCGGTACTTGCAAAAACCGCCAATACCAGCCTCAACACTGGAACGCTTTTTCTGACCCCTTCTGGCAGGGCCACCGGCTTCGTAACGGCCTACTCAAAGCCCACGTATCTGCTGAAGCGTGAGAACTGGGACTACGTCAGACAGATCGTCCTCAGGAAGGAAAACCTCTTCGCGATGAGTTCATCCACGTTGGAGCTGTACCATGAGGTAGAATGGAGGAATGCGGTGAACGGCACAGCTTTCTACGTCGACATCGACCTCGAAAGGGAGGCCTTCAGCCTTAGGGAGCTCGTCCTCGGGTGA
- a CDS encoding cyclic nucleotide-binding/CBS domain-containing protein, which translates to MEMRAPIEVYMTRKLIGVRPGDTVKRAGEVMNEFDIGSLVVVDYNGDVVGFLTKGDLIRRVIVPGLPNTTPVEEVMTKDLLTVPSTTPLGEVLDLLAKKGIKHVLIEKDSKIVGIFSLSDLLEASRRKLETAIATE; encoded by the coding sequence ATGGAGATGAGGGCCCCCATAGAGGTGTACATGACGAGAAAGCTCATAGGGGTGCGCCCGGGCGATACCGTCAAGCGCGCGGGGGAAGTTATGAACGAGTTTGATATCGGCTCACTCGTCGTCGTGGATTACAATGGGGATGTCGTAGGGTTTCTAACGAAGGGCGACCTTATCAGGCGCGTCATCGTCCCTGGACTGCCCAACACGACCCCCGTTGAGGAGGTAATGACCAAAGACCTCCTCACAGTTCCTTCCACAACCCCCCTCGGCGAAGTCCTCGACCTCCTAGCGAAGAAGGGCATCAAGCACGTCTTAATCGAAAAGGACTCCAAAATCGTCGGTATCTTCTCCCTCTCCGACCTCCTCGAGGCGAGCAGGAGAAAGCTCGAAACGGCCATAGCGACGGAGTGA
- a CDS encoding metallophosphoesterase, with protein MMRIAHISDTHITTEGAFKGYAFDLIVEEINRGNFDFVIHTGDITNQGLREEYEQAAYQLKKIQKPLVVLPGNHDVRNVGYKLFEDFIGPLNGVYEFQDGVVIWVDSTIPDLSDGRIGGHKFRWLKKKLEEYSDRKFKIVAAHHHLVPLPDTGRERNVLFNAGDVLDLLLRHEVTLYTCGHKHVPNVYRVEDLVIDNAGCTSCKKTRRGDVNSYSIIELHDNGSVRVTIRRVTGDETTKEHRPIKPKIFVPSGKRLLRIAQLSESNVSDRVYFRRKTLENVIRMINERLKPDLVIHNGDIVDAGIERYYDRAHEYYQTVKPDKLVIPGHNDITYLGYELFQEYFGEPEVLELNGIVVIPLLSAQYETPIGVVGRMGQKKLKKTLEEYEGKFRIVAMHHNVIPIPRSREIGFLEDGGDVLKILTDKKTELVLTGHGGNAYGTRIERTPIVNAGSVSWELHRNPFGNSFNLIDIYTDMVVVWEVQSTWGSRKLLGIWKRKN; from the coding sequence ATGATGCGGATAGCCCACATAAGCGACACCCACATAACCACGGAGGGAGCCTTCAAAGGCTACGCCTTCGACCTCATAGTTGAGGAGATCAACAGGGGAAACTTCGATTTCGTTATCCACACCGGCGACATAACCAACCAGGGCCTTCGCGAGGAGTACGAGCAGGCAGCATATCAGCTTAAAAAGATTCAAAAGCCCCTCGTAGTCCTCCCCGGAAACCACGACGTCAGGAACGTCGGCTACAAGCTCTTTGAAGACTTTATCGGGCCACTTAATGGTGTCTACGAGTTCCAAGACGGGGTTGTCATATGGGTCGATTCGACCATTCCAGACCTCAGCGATGGAAGGATAGGCGGCCACAAGTTCCGCTGGCTCAAAAAGAAGCTTGAGGAGTACTCGGACAGGAAGTTCAAGATAGTAGCTGCCCACCACCACCTCGTCCCCCTCCCCGACACGGGAAGGGAAAGAAACGTCCTCTTCAACGCGGGAGATGTCCTGGATTTGCTCCTCCGCCACGAGGTCACGCTCTACACCTGCGGCCACAAACACGTCCCAAACGTCTACCGCGTTGAAGACCTCGTGATAGACAACGCCGGCTGCACCTCCTGCAAGAAGACCAGGAGGGGAGACGTGAACAGCTACAGCATAATAGAGCTCCACGACAACGGGAGCGTTAGGGTAACGATAAGGCGCGTAACCGGCGACGAGACCACCAAGGAGCACAGGCCAATTAAGCCAAAGATATTCGTCCCCTCCGGAAAGAGGCTTCTGAGAATAGCCCAGCTGAGCGAGAGCAACGTCTCGGACAGGGTCTACTTCCGCAGAAAGACCCTTGAGAACGTCATCCGGATGATAAACGAGAGGCTGAAGCCCGACCTTGTGATACACAACGGCGACATCGTGGATGCGGGCATAGAGCGCTACTATGACAGGGCCCATGAGTACTACCAAACAGTAAAACCCGATAAGCTCGTTATCCCTGGCCACAATGACATAACCTACCTCGGATACGAGCTCTTTCAGGAGTACTTCGGGGAACCCGAGGTACTGGAGCTGAACGGAATCGTTGTCATCCCCCTCCTGAGCGCCCAGTACGAGACGCCCATCGGCGTGGTGGGCAGGATGGGGCAGAAAAAGCTCAAGAAGACACTGGAAGAGTACGAGGGGAAGTTCAGGATAGTGGCAATGCACCACAACGTCATCCCCATCCCGAGGAGCAGGGAGATAGGCTTTCTAGAAGATGGAGGGGATGTTCTGAAGATTTTAACAGACAAAAAAACAGAACTGGTTCTCACTGGGCACGGTGGGAACGCCTACGGGACACGCATAGAGAGAACGCCGATAGTTAACGCCGGCTCCGTAAGCTGGGAGCTCCACAGAAACCCCTTCGGAAACAGCTTCAACCTCATCGATATCTACACCGATATGGTCGTAGTCTGGGAGGTTCAGTCGACCTGGGGTAGCAGGAAGCTGCTTGGGATATGGAAGAGGAAGAACTAA
- a CDS encoding 2-phosphoglycerate kinase: protein MIIVTDSERRVRLPFSRGILTRSITLAGVDVGIAYAIAAGVQKELERKGKYAVTSDEIGEITYSKLLERGLKEAAERYLFWRTLRGRRVRLAVLLGGTTGVGKSTIATELAFRLGIRSIIGTDTIREVMRKVIAKELLPDIHVSSFMAERVANAPKGMDPLIYGFETQVKHVSVGIKAVLERSRREGLNALIEGIHVVPGFVELKENEFMYVITVPSEEHLVSHFYERARYSVRSAERYVKNVDRIMRIQEHLVERAQEFGIPVIENVELEKTVSTIMEDMMKRLRKGESREGS, encoded by the coding sequence ATGATAATAGTAACGGACTCCGAGAGGAGGGTGAGACTGCCCTTTTCCAGGGGCATACTAACGCGCTCGATAACCCTCGCTGGTGTTGATGTTGGCATAGCATACGCGATAGCCGCGGGGGTTCAAAAGGAACTTGAGAGGAAGGGGAAGTACGCCGTAACGAGCGACGAGATAGGGGAGATTACCTATTCAAAGCTCCTTGAGAGGGGCCTGAAAGAAGCCGCGGAGAGGTACCTCTTCTGGAGAACCCTTAGGGGGAGAAGGGTAAGGCTGGCCGTTCTGCTGGGGGGCACAACTGGAGTTGGAAAGTCCACGATAGCTACCGAACTGGCCTTTAGGCTCGGAATAAGGAGCATAATAGGCACAGACACCATAAGGGAAGTTATGAGAAAGGTAATAGCGAAGGAGCTTCTGCCAGATATACATGTCTCGTCGTTCATGGCCGAGAGGGTTGCGAACGCCCCAAAAGGTATGGACCCGTTGATCTATGGCTTTGAAACGCAGGTGAAGCACGTGTCCGTCGGAATAAAGGCTGTCCTGGAGCGCTCAAGGAGAGAGGGCTTGAACGCCTTGATAGAGGGAATCCACGTGGTTCCTGGATTCGTAGAGCTCAAGGAGAACGAGTTCATGTACGTTATTACCGTCCCGAGCGAGGAGCACCTCGTATCCCACTTCTATGAGAGGGCAAGGTACTCCGTGAGAAGCGCGGAGAGGTACGTGAAGAACGTGGATAGGATAATGAGAATCCAGGAGCACCTCGTGGAGCGCGCGCAGGAGTTCGGGATACCCGTCATAGAGAACGTCGAGCTGGAGAAGACAGTATCCACCATAATGGAGGATATGATGAAGAGACTGAGGAAGGGAGAGAGCAGAGAAGGAAGTTAG
- a CDS encoding 2,3-diphosphoglycerate synthetase → MKLVLVDGEHYPPVTAWALKKLGDVCCAVFLGGSEKIGDLKDVELELGVKLYHSESYLDALRRALDENDVDEVVDLSDEPVVGYEDRFRIASLCMARGVTYRGADFCFTPRPLKRTEKPSIAVVGTGKRVGKTAVSGFVARTLKGIARPIIVTMSRGGPEEPEIIDGETFEIKPDFLLTVAEEGRHAASDHFEDALTSRVTTIGCRRCGGGMAGFSFFDVVEEGVKLAEKLPHNLVILEGSGATFPPYRADGYILVAGASGGVGSLTSYFGPFRLSLADIVVITGAESIGEGERRAILKAVSSLNPRADVHFVELRPRPLGKVEGKKLALMMTSKTALPRVKKHLEVMGAEVPHVSGNLSNRRILWRDLETFDGIDAVAVELKAAAVDVVTRWALERGIGVIYIDNEPVNVDGKDLGSAVLDLGRRVLSREGGG, encoded by the coding sequence ATGAAGCTCGTCCTGGTGGATGGGGAGCACTACCCTCCCGTGACCGCTTGGGCCCTGAAGAAACTCGGTGATGTCTGCTGTGCCGTTTTTCTCGGAGGGAGTGAGAAAATAGGAGATTTAAAGGACGTTGAGCTGGAACTCGGGGTGAAGCTTTATCATTCCGAGAGTTACCTTGATGCCCTCAGAAGGGCCCTCGATGAGAACGATGTCGATGAGGTAGTCGACCTGAGCGACGAGCCGGTTGTTGGTTACGAGGACAGGTTCAGGATAGCCTCCCTCTGCATGGCCCGGGGAGTAACTTATCGGGGAGCAGATTTCTGCTTCACGCCCCGGCCATTAAAAAGGACCGAAAAGCCGAGCATAGCAGTGGTGGGGACTGGAAAGCGCGTTGGGAAGACCGCCGTCAGCGGTTTCGTCGCGAGAACCCTAAAGGGAATAGCCAGACCGATCATAGTCACGATGAGCAGGGGAGGGCCGGAGGAGCCGGAGATAATAGACGGTGAGACCTTTGAGATAAAGCCTGATTTCCTCCTAACGGTCGCAGAGGAGGGCAGGCACGCTGCGTCGGACCACTTTGAAGATGCACTCACTTCGAGGGTGACGACAATAGGATGCAGGCGCTGCGGCGGGGGAATGGCGGGCTTTTCCTTCTTCGACGTTGTTGAGGAGGGAGTAAAGCTGGCCGAGAAGCTTCCCCACAACTTAGTAATCCTCGAGGGGAGCGGCGCCACGTTCCCGCCGTACAGGGCGGATGGTTATATTCTCGTGGCGGGGGCTTCTGGCGGTGTGGGTTCCTTAACCTCATACTTCGGGCCCTTCAGGCTCTCGCTTGCTGACATCGTAGTGATTACAGGGGCGGAGAGCATTGGTGAAGGAGAGCGGAGGGCCATTCTAAAGGCAGTTTCCTCCCTCAACCCGAGAGCTGATGTGCACTTCGTCGAGTTAAGGCCCCGGCCGCTTGGAAAGGTGGAGGGAAAGAAGCTTGCACTGATGATGACGTCAAAAACCGCTCTCCCGCGGGTAAAGAAGCACCTGGAGGTCATGGGCGCGGAGGTTCCCCATGTTTCGGGCAACCTATCCAACAGGAGAATTCTGTGGAGAGACCTGGAGACCTTTGATGGGATAGATGCAGTCGCCGTTGAGCTGAAGGCCGCTGCAGTGGACGTGGTGACGAGATGGGCCCTTGAGAGGGGGATAGGGGTTATATACATTGACAACGAGCCAGTTAACGTGGATGGAAAAGACCTGGGGAGCGCGGTTCTTGATCTTGGGAGGAGAGTTTTATCAAGGGAGGGCGGAGGATGA
- a CDS encoding MBL fold metallo-hydrolase, which yields MALQKLGDSTYLYPGSPSTMVVLSNGKAVLVDPGHGKGRHKDLRREVKKLGLGIKAQLATHAHADHVSVSPRIEAPLFIHRFEFSIAESPLNREVLTFGSKAPQGFLVFQFPEEVKVHAVFEWGDELFGMRAIKLNGHSPGMTGFLHEGDGVLYAGDAFFGSRVIDSVGIPYLVDPELFKTSINELQNYAKKGFLLIPSHGKPVSGEEALELLDYNASRVNEVGSLILELLREPMGLDELAFRIMRHYGVEITPQKLALNLVPVRAFIAELYNEGEIDAVVDNGLKWRVRKE from the coding sequence ATGGCGCTCCAGAAACTTGGTGATTCTACCTACCTTTACCCAGGAAGCCCCTCCACCATGGTGGTCCTCTCCAATGGGAAAGCCGTTCTGGTTGACCCAGGACATGGAAAGGGCAGGCATAAGGACCTGAGAAGGGAGGTCAAAAAGCTTGGCCTGGGGATAAAGGCCCAGCTGGCCACCCACGCTCACGCCGACCACGTATCCGTCTCCCCCAGGATAGAAGCTCCCCTCTTCATTCACCGCTTTGAGTTCTCGATAGCGGAGAGCCCGCTGAACAGGGAGGTCCTCACCTTCGGGTCGAAGGCGCCGCAGGGTTTCCTCGTCTTTCAGTTCCCCGAGGAAGTCAAGGTGCACGCGGTCTTTGAATGGGGCGATGAACTCTTTGGAATGAGGGCGATCAAACTCAACGGGCACTCCCCGGGAATGACGGGCTTTCTCCACGAGGGGGACGGTGTTCTGTACGCTGGGGATGCGTTCTTCGGCTCCAGGGTCATAGATTCAGTGGGGATCCCGTACCTCGTCGACCCAGAATTATTTAAAACATCAATTAATGAATTACAGAATTATGCAAAAAAGGGCTTTCTCCTCATACCCTCCCATGGGAAACCCGTCAGTGGTGAGGAGGCACTTGAACTGCTTGACTACAACGCATCCAGAGTGAACGAGGTTGGGTCCCTTATCCTTGAACTCCTCAGGGAACCGATGGGGTTGGACGAGCTGGCGTTCAGAATAATGAGGCACTACGGCGTTGAAATAACTCCCCAAAAGCTCGCTCTCAACCTCGTCCCTGTTAGGGCGTTCATAGCCGAGCTTTACAACGAAGGAGAAATAGATGCGGTCGTTGACAACGGACTTAAGTGGAGGGTAAGAAAGGAGTGA
- a CDS encoding ATP-binding protein — MKVEELKNVLTSQREELLDFVSRERLVERDVEKSAKELLSFPNVLAILGVRRSGKSVLSWRLAGKDVLYVNFFDERLIDFKSGDFERLLSAARELWGEPPTIVLDEVQEVGGWQKFVSRMRVNKRVIVTGSSSKLLSGEMATYLTGRHVELTLFPFSFREFLKLRGVELGENWEHSDRKLAEIKRSLGEYLEMGGFPEVGKFGKLYLSQIYRDLVERDVIMRHNVRHQEALRELARYLISNYSSEFTYSKMGSIVGLKDVHTVRDYVSYLEEAYLVFTLMRFSFKPKGQLLAPRKVYPIDTGIARVLSLKAHPERGKLMELAVFLEIKRSLSYSFSPGEVYYWRDDKGEVDFVIRLPNTMLPLQVIFSLEDTREREIGNLVRVSRLLRSKKALMITWEEKGRRAVDGVEIEILPLWEFLMRGLTPFLPST; from the coding sequence ATGAAGGTCGAAGAACTCAAAAACGTGCTGACTTCTCAGAGGGAAGAGCTCCTGGATTTTGTGAGCAGGGAGCGACTCGTAGAGAGGGACGTCGAGAAAAGCGCTAAGGAGCTCCTTTCCTTTCCCAACGTGCTTGCCATACTCGGCGTGCGGCGCTCTGGAAAGTCCGTTTTATCGTGGCGCCTCGCCGGGAAAGACGTCCTTTACGTCAACTTCTTCGATGAGAGGTTGATCGACTTCAAAAGCGGGGACTTTGAGAGGCTCCTAAGCGCCGCACGGGAGCTCTGGGGAGAGCCCCCAACTATAGTCCTCGATGAGGTTCAGGAGGTAGGGGGCTGGCAGAAGTTCGTCTCGCGCATGAGAGTGAACAAAAGGGTCATCGTTACTGGCTCCTCATCGAAGCTTCTCTCCGGAGAGATGGCCACATACCTGACGGGGAGGCACGTTGAGCTCACGCTCTTTCCGTTTTCCTTCCGTGAGTTCTTAAAGCTTCGTGGAGTCGAGCTGGGGGAGAACTGGGAGCACTCTGACAGAAAGCTGGCGGAGATAAAACGCTCCCTCGGTGAGTATCTGGAAATGGGCGGTTTCCCTGAAGTCGGAAAGTTCGGAAAACTGTACCTGAGCCAGATATACCGGGATTTGGTGGAGAGGGACGTGATAATGAGGCACAACGTGAGACATCAGGAAGCCCTCAGGGAGCTCGCGAGGTACCTGATTTCGAACTATTCCTCCGAGTTCACCTACTCCAAGATGGGTTCAATAGTTGGCCTAAAGGACGTTCACACAGTCAGAGATTACGTTTCATATCTGGAGGAGGCCTACCTAGTCTTCACACTGATGCGCTTTTCTTTTAAGCCCAAAGGCCAATTACTCGCCCCCAGGAAGGTCTATCCGATAGATACGGGCATAGCAAGGGTGCTCTCCCTAAAGGCCCATCCAGAGAGAGGAAAACTCATGGAGCTGGCGGTGTTCCTCGAAATCAAGCGTTCACTGAGCTACTCTTTCTCTCCGGGAGAAGTCTATTACTGGAGGGATGATAAGGGGGAGGTGGACTTCGTAATTCGGTTGCCCAATACCATGCTTCCCCTCCAGGTGATCTTCTCCCTTGAAGATACACGAGAGAGGGAAATTGGAAACCTGGTAAGGGTTTCCAGGCTTCTGAGATCAAAGAAAGCCCTCATGATCACATGGGAGGAAAAGGGCCGGAGGGCAGTGGATGGTGTCGAAATCGAAATCCTTCCCCTATGGGAGTTTCTAATGAGGGGACTCACTCCTTTCTTACCCTCCACTTAA
- the cas4 gene encoding CRISPR-associated protein Cas4, giving the protein MVDGGREENDGLIEFYASEALTCPRRIYYRLKGYPERWPEFLKVRLNQGINTHGVLGEILEKRFGFELEKHLILRSNRLGFEIHGRIDAFKEFPIEIKGKTSLPRVPYEQHLAQLNIYLRWAGAEYGYLYYIKLHEEPVKIIRKLDFSEFPVVKGPNFRTFEVPYDEGLFKETLRRFYTVKKAYERDRPPRGEYSYACRFCPYRYLCYPDEE; this is encoded by the coding sequence ATGGTGGATGGGGGTAGAGAAGAGAACGATGGCCTCATAGAGTTCTATGCGAGCGAGGCTTTAACCTGCCCGCGAAGGATATACTACCGGCTTAAGGGCTACCCTGAACGCTGGCCTGAGTTCCTTAAGGTGAGGCTCAACCAGGGGATAAACACCCACGGCGTTCTTGGGGAGATTCTGGAGAAGCGTTTTGGGTTTGAGCTTGAGAAGCACCTGATTCTTCGCTCAAACAGGTTGGGCTTTGAAATTCACGGCAGGATAGACGCGTTTAAGGAGTTCCCAATCGAGATAAAGGGCAAGACCAGTCTACCCAGGGTTCCCTACGAGCAGCATCTGGCACAGCTCAACATTTATCTTCGGTGGGCGGGGGCAGAATACGGCTATCTCTACTATATTAAACTCCATGAGGAGCCGGTGAAGATAATAAGGAAGCTCGATTTCTCCGAGTTCCCAGTAGTGAAAGGCCCGAATTTCAGGACGTTCGAAGTGCCCTACGATGAGGGCCTGTTCAAGGAGACTCTAAGGCGGTTCTACACCGTCAAAAAGGCCTACGAGCGCGACCGCCCTCCCCGCGGCGAGTACTCCTACGCCTGCCGCTTCTGCCCATACAGATACCTGTGCTATCCTGATGAAGAGTGA